The Urbifossiella limnaea nucleotide sequence GGACGGCCGCATCCCCCCGGCCCCCGGCTACGGGATCGTGGACGCGCTCGACCTTCACCCCGGCTCGGCCCCGTCGATCGTGCTCATCGACCGCGAGACGGACGTCCTCCGGCTCGACCTGTTCGAGCCCGGCACGACCTTCCGCGTGGACGCGATCGAACTGCTGTCCCGCCCACGGTGAACGTTCGGATTGACACCGCGGCGGCCCGGAAGGTACTCCACACGGGTCCGTACCCGAGGCCGTTCCATGCGCCAACTCCTCCGCTCCACGCCGGTCGGCCGTCTGTTGCGTCGCGTGCGTTGGGCGCTGGCCGCCTCGGCCGAGCCGGTCGGCGTCGGCCGGCTGTCGCTCCGGCTCGCCCGCGGGGTGGCCGAAACCGGCGTGCCCGGCGAGTGGGTGGTCCGGCTGGAGAACCACTCGCGCCGGTCGTGGCCGCGTTCCGGACCGGGCGCGGTCGCACTGCGGCACCAGTGGGTGGGGCTGACCGAGAAGCCGGCCGGCCCGGCGGTGACGACCGCGCTGCCGGCGACCCTCTTGCCCGGTGACTGGGCCGACGTCCCGGTCGCCGTCACGCCCCCCGCCGCGCCGGGCGACTACACACTCACCTGGGACGTGACTGCAGGCGGGAGCCCCGTCGCCGACGGGCCGACCGAATCGGCCGCCGTCCACGTCGCCTTCGCGCGCGCCACCGACATCGACTACCACCACGTCTTTCGCACCGCCGACCTGGAAACGAACTCGTGGTGGGTGGTGGGCGCCTACCACTCGCGCGAGGAGTACGCCCGGTCCAGCGCGGCGCGGCGCGGCATGCTGGTCGAGCAGGGGCTGACGCCCGACTCCCGGGTGCTGGACGTCGGCTGCGGCACCGGCCAGATGGCGATGGCGCTGGAGGGCTACCTGTCCGACCGCGGGGCGTACTACGGCACGGACATCGGCCGGGAGGCGGTCGAGTTCTGCCGCCGCACCTACCGCCGGCCGAACTTCCACTTCGACGTCGGCGGCATGACCACGGTGCCGTTCCCGACCGCCGCCGGCCCGTTCGACCTGGCGATCTTCTTCAGCGTCTTCACCCACACGTTCGTGGACGAGTCGGCCCTCCTGCTGGCCGAGTGCGCCCGCCTGCTGGGGCCGCGGGGGGCGGTGATCGCGGACGTGATCGTGTCGCCGCTGGTCGCCCGCGGCGCCGGCCACCGCGGCGAGATGCGCGTCAACCGCGACCACTTCCTGCGCGTGGCCGAGGCCGTCGGGTTCCGGCCGAAGCTCATCGCCGTGTTCCCGTGGGCGGCGGACGCCGAGCGGCTGATGCTCCGCCTCGACCGCTGCTGACACGAGCCGGTCGAATCCGTTGAATAGGGGCATGCGGATTCTGCTGACCAACGACGACGGCATCTACGCCCCCGGCCTGCGGGCGTTGCGGAACGAGTTGAAGCACCTCGGCGACGTGACCGTCGTCGCCCCCGCCACCGAGCAGAGCGCCGCCGGGCACTCGGTCACGCTCCTCAACCCGCTCCTCGTCAGTGAGGTGTTCGAGGACGACGGCACCACCTTCATCGGCTGGGCGGTCGAGGGCCGCCCCGCCGACTGCGTCAAGCTCGCGCTGCTGGAGCTGCTGCCGGACCCGCCGGACGTGATCATTTCGGGCATGAACGCCGGCTCGAACGCCGGCATCAACGTGCTCTACTCCGGCACCGTGGCCGCGGCCGTGGAGGGGGCGTTCTTCCGCCGCACGGCCATCGCCGTGTCGCTGGAGTACGACAAGAAGATTGAAGACTTCGCCGGCGGCGCCCGCCTCGCCCGCCGCGTCA carries:
- the surE gene encoding 5'/3'-nucleotidase SurE; amino-acid sequence: MRILLTNDDGIYAPGLRALRNELKHLGDVTVVAPATEQSAAGHSVTLLNPLLVSEVFEDDGTTFIGWAVEGRPADCVKLALLELLPDPPDVIISGMNAGSNAGINVLYSGTVAAAVEGAFFRRTAIAVSLEYDKKIEDFAGGARLARRVIEQILARNPAAGSLFNVNLPVLERGPVRGIKVLPQNVSPYQEKFDRRVNPRGRTYFWADPEFRCADPHPDTDVTALAEGYVTVTPLKFDLTDHARLAELQGWGLELT
- a CDS encoding class I SAM-dependent methyltransferase encodes the protein MRQLLRSTPVGRLLRRVRWALAASAEPVGVGRLSLRLARGVAETGVPGEWVVRLENHSRRSWPRSGPGAVALRHQWVGLTEKPAGPAVTTALPATLLPGDWADVPVAVTPPAAPGDYTLTWDVTAGGSPVADGPTESAAVHVAFARATDIDYHHVFRTADLETNSWWVVGAYHSREEYARSSAARRGMLVEQGLTPDSRVLDVGCGTGQMAMALEGYLSDRGAYYGTDIGREAVEFCRRTYRRPNFHFDVGGMTTVPFPTAAGPFDLAIFFSVFTHTFVDESALLLAECARLLGPRGAVIADVIVSPLVARGAGHRGEMRVNRDHFLRVAEAVGFRPKLIAVFPWAADAERLMLRLDRC